Below is a window of Gossypium hirsutum isolate 1008001.06 chromosome A12, Gossypium_hirsutum_v2.1, whole genome shotgun sequence DNA.
TACAAATTTATGTGTCATCctaaatccataatttttttaatttgatgattATAAATCATAATACTGAAAAagcggttaatttttttaattttatataaattatgtattcatTAGAGAGAAAAAGACAACATTTTGCTATTAGTCAATATACTATGCCTAATTTATAGATTTAgtccatgtattttaatttgattatttttaacccttgcacttttcgaattttgaaattccaCTCTTGATCAAATGATGGCCGTTAAATTCATCacgttaaatttttttctttttttttcgagtTCTTATGCGACAAACATACCATTACACGAGTAATACTATATCaatttgttattttcacataatacTTAGGGAGTGCAATTTTCAGTTAAAACTGAGAAAACCAACTAAACAGAATCAACCGATTTAGTCAGCTTCAGTTTGCGTGATTTGGGCTATCACTGCATTTTTCTTAATAGATTTAACAGTTATCATTTAAAtaagactaaaatttttaaattcgtaaaatataaaaagtaaaaataataaaataaaaaatagatattaaaaacattattaatatcAGAATTTGAACTaatatatttaattgttaaaagattgaaattttaaaaataaaaagtttatataATTGATACAACAAGCCTAAGGTGAGACAAAGACTGTGCACGTGGGAAAGTGACGTGATAGGTGGGGGCCATTAGCATCAACGTGCCAGTTTACTAGAGATGGTTAAAGGGGGACCCTATTTGTGAGATTCCAAAGTACTGGAGGTGTGCGAATGTAATTGGAAATGACGGGGTTCAGTTATGGACAGCTATTAGTAAACGGTGGTCCTCTCTTGTTCCAAAACGTGACAGTCTACTGGACTCTATATTTACCCACACGTGGGAACTTTTTTAACTTCGTTTCCCAGTACAAGTTCCATACAGTGAAGATTTCTTCTGCTAGCttatgtttggtttttttttttcaattatttgaatttataataCTTTCAATATTTTATACAGTTCAAAATAATGTACAAACTTCGTTGGTCTTCTATTCGATTCCAATTAAGctgaatacataatttatttaacaaatgGAGACCTAATTAGGCCACGAACCCACATGTAACGTCTGGAAGCCCAAAATAAGACACTGGCGATCCCATATACTAAGACAAAACGTGTTAATTACTATTAGCAGTTAATTGTCACATAATCAAGACATAAACTAATCCGACCAGAAGCAGTCCACATATCTGTTGTAATTTCGAGGATTTGCATTTTCTTTTGTCAATTAAGGCAAATTAAAACCCATAGCTTTCATAATTGCAGGAGTATTTTGGTCCAATCATTTCAAAGTTTTGTAATAAGTCTCTTATATCATGCGAGCTTGAGTCTCCAGTTCACTTTTGATCTGCCTGTAACAAGTTTACTTCATATTTTGTCTTTATTCAAAAGCTTTCGTTTGTTTATACTATATCCGCATATTTAAAACAGCATCGGATTTAAAATATGGATTCTAGCTCAAAGTTGCGACTTTGCATAGATTTTCCTATAAATGAGGATTTTTGTTGTTATCAATAGTTATTGCTGCACAACCAAAGGTGTCATCTCCTGCGAATTCagaacaattttttaaatatcgaatgaaattttaattttttacattctatatttttataatttttaaataattaaattgaatttttataattttagagagtcaaaatgtaattttatctttacaaatttaaaatttaaaaaaaattaagagtctaactagtaattttatattttaaggggACTGAGACCCCTGTTAGCTCTCCTAAATTCGCCTCTGGTCTCCTCTTTCTTTATTTGATTACAGATCTCCTAACCATCATGTAAGAATCTTAGTTTGCTCTCTCTTCAAACAGGTGTTTTAACAAAAAGCAaccaataaacaaataaaagatggAGGGGAATAACTAAAAATCTAAAACATGAGTCAAAGAGATAAGTAAAGAGAGAATCATCACAGGATATTTGTTAATGTAGTTCAGATTCCACGATCCTATTCTCTAGAGCCTCATTGAGAGAATAATTTCATTCCACAATTAATCCAACTATCTATTAGCTAAAGCTTAATCTATCATTACACAAAGAAATAATTATAGTCCCGATAGCTAGTCCAAATTGTTACACATCACTCTTCCCAAATGCCTTACATTACATACAATATCTTCTCATAAAAATCTCTAAACAAAAAACATCTAACACACCCCCAAATGGCTCAACGAAGAAGTAGACTAGCAGTCTATTTATAGTCAAACAAGCATCCTTTAGCAAAATTTTGATTGAGATAAAACtcttaataaaaaatgaatttatctatcAAAATATCTTCAATAATTATCCAAAATAAAACCTTATAAGCAAGATAAATTAACAGcttaattatcaaataaatatcTTAATGGATAAACATAAGGACAACCCTTGAGATGAGGCTGTCGATCTCTCCTCTTTCTACTCTTCCAAATATTGATTAGCACCATTTAAGACATAATAAAACATGGCTTAAAATGCATTTGTTGATAGTGTAATACTCCATGAAGATAAATGTAAAAAATCCCAACTTGTTACTAGACTTAGCTGTCTTGAAAATCTATCTGAACGGGTGTTTAACAATTGTTTAAATAGGTTATCTGAACATCAGCATTAAATAGCTGAAGTCCCAACACATCATTCACTCTGAATTTTGACACTTCCAATTGTTCATTATATTACTATTCAAGACCATGAGTGTCATCTTCCGCAAGGATGGAAGAACTAaaacatttgataaattttcaagtCTTTAAAGAGTTTAGGttcattttttcaaaaattagttctttaaaattacatataaactttaattaaatgtattacttaatatataaattttgatttagtacAATTATATTTATGTAAACATAGTTATTTTTGTGTACAATatgtaaacacaaaaaaattatgtataaaagtatacaaaattaaagttaatgtgttaatttatagttttgaaatttatgatgtttaatAAAGTGATTTTCTGATGAAAAAATGTTAAAAGATAATTCGATGACCTAAATTTTACTAGCGCATACAAGAGAATAGTGAAattctatttataaaattaagggttattgatttataaaataatttatctggtaacatttttgtatttcaattcataatatatttggtataatttatcatttaaaatattataaatttatataaacttttacccttattaattcatttcccaagttatgattattttatttctatgtGAAGAAATTATttccaatttattattattattattttgttgattggaaaccCGAAACAAAAAAGATCGGGAAGGAAATTACAGCAACAAACTCCATACAGCAGGAGTCAGATTAACCCAATTAGACGGCACGTCCCTCTCCTAGTACAAACAGCCACCTTGTCTGCCAGCCGGTTTGCTTCTCGCCGATGAAAGAGCATTGAACTTGAGGATTAGCTGCTTGGAAACTCTTGGTGGAATCAATAATAGCAGAAAGAATCCAGGAAATCCCCTCACTCGAAGCAAAGATTTGATCCACAACTACTTTGCAATCAGATTCAAGAAAAACTTGAGGCCAATTCTTATGAGAAATGATAGAGCAAGTATCTTTAAATGCCATTGCTTCAGCCACTTCAATAGGTCCGACACAAAGCTGACGATTACTTCCGTTGATGATTTGACCATTAGAATCTCGGCAAACCACTAGCAATACCTGCTATTGGGTTTTCTTTAACCATAGAAGCGTCACAATTTATCTTAAAGACAACCCTCTTTTGGTCGCTGCCAAGAAACTCCAGGCAAATTCGCACCACTTAATTGTGTTCTATTGGAAACTAAAGGCTCCCTGCCAAACCTCAATTGGATTGTCGTTGCTTCCACAAAAAACCAGCTCGTTACGAGCTTTCTATATGGACCAGCAAAGATTGGCAAGAAGAGCTTGGGGGAAAGATGGAATAATCCCATGGCAGCAACGTTGAAACCTACCGAACCCTTCCCTTCTTGTATCATGGTAATTACTTAAGTTGTAATTcgattttttaagtttaaattcatttataaaaaAAGTTGAATAATTTCAGGTCCATTAACTTGTGGAGTGAGAGTGTGAGACGGTTTCAAACTTTGAATGTGGATATATAAATCCAAAGCTTTTCAAGACTCCATTTTCTTCAATCCTAAAAACCACGTGTTGGGTCAACCCTGTTGCCCGCTTCCGCCATTGCCTCTCATCACTGTCCATACCAGCACTTTGTCCAGTGCCTCATCCCCCAACCTCTTATATAATAATCCAAATTCCTTATCCttaagtaactaataaaaaaacctgtgtcctttttgtttcttttagttttttgttTTGTCTCTCTAAATAAAGATATGGCACGACTCGCCATTTCGTTCATTGTTATTTTCGTCTTATTCACCATCTCTCACGCTCGCTTTATTGTACCGGACCAGGCCGTCACCTCTGAAGAAATCGTGGCCGGATTACCCGAATCCGACTCTACAACGACAAACGTTATCCTTCTCCCTAACGAGAAACCCGACTCTGAACCCGCCAAAACAGTTGATTCTAAGCACGACGTTGATGATGCCTCCGAAGCCGACCCCGACTTGGTTTCCGTTCCGTTGACGATAATCAGTTTCCGTCCTGTAAAAGGTCACTTCCCCAGGCATCCGTTGATTCCGTTCCGTAATGGACATGACTGCCGTTACCATAGAAGGTTCAGGCCTTTGAACTCGAGGTTCCAGCGCAAGCGCTATGTTTCTTACGGTAACGGTATGGCACTGTCGGACGAGAGATCTCGTTCCGACCCGGAGTCAATCAGACTTGGTAACCAGATGCGGGGGAGAGGGACCAGGTTTCCCGATAATGGCGCCGAGTCGAAGGAGCACGTAGACTTTAGGAAGGTTCGTCCTTATAACCACGAGCATGAACAAGATCATGACAACAACGATCACCACCCGCACCACCACTACCAACATCACCGTCGCCATCATCGCCAAGGAGAGGAAGATGAAAGGCGCGAGAGTGAGGAGAAGGATGGGGGGTTCATTAAGAGGTTTCGCAagtttttgattaatttttgaaGGTATCAATATCATGCACGTTATTTAATCAAAGTGATGCATCAACTCTGTAATTCCCTTGGGTAATTTTCACTTTCTGGTTTATTTGGCCTGGCTGTCTTTACACTACTTGATTATTGGCTGTGAATAATATTGCATCCTTTGGTGATGAACAATATGGTATTTCCTTTTAAAACATACTGCATTATAGGACTCCATTTAtgataacattttttttttgtttcatgaATACAAAAATTGTTTAGTAATGTCTAAATTATATTAGTTTATAGCTGTTTTTATatcttttatgtaaaaaataggaaaatataagctcataatatttaaacattattcCTTACCAAAACCCTATTTATTAccttataattttgtttttcatcTGCATTTTAACCCACAACATCCGAATTTGGAAGTTTAGCCCGAGGGAGTGattttaagtataaaaaaaatccataaaattaaaattttaaggagtAGTTacatttttagtgtttaattatttattaaaaattaaaaaaacctgAATACCCTTTGTTTTAATATTGTCATTTCAATCTAAGATTACCAACTCAGTCAAATTAGATTAGataccctaatttcaaattaagatataaataaatttctagaTGAGTAAATTAAGATCATGTACCAACATACAGTATATCCCCCATAACTGAATGGCTCATACATGAAAAGCTATAAAATTTCCATTGTGCAAAGATATTTACAACTAGATACCAATACAATACCGCATTATTCACCATAGAATAAGCCACAAAGAAAATTTCTGAAATGTTTCTTCATTTAAGAAATCTGTAGGCCGAAGGTGTAGCTTAATTGTCAGCTACTATCAACACAACACACCTAATTATAATGTTCTAGTAAGAAGAAGATGCATGAAGTATTAAGAAAATAGGAGTTGACTCTAACCCAAGGTAGCCCGAACTTTCTACTCAGCTTCTAATAATAACATTTCTTCACTCATCACACACAACAACCTTGATGCTGCTAAGAGGGACCCAGATTATTCACATTATTTTGATTGGCTCAGTGCGATCCTGAACAGCCAAACGCTCTGAAACATCAGCCAATGACTTGAGGTTGCACTTGATCAGTGCCTCAACGAAGTAGCATGTTTCGTCCTTGGTGTTCCCATCCGGTATATCCACCACAAAAGACTCGATCACCAACGTTCCTGGTCTGCCATCAATGACCTCAGGGTGGACTGTAACAATGGATGAGTAGTTCTGCCAATTTACATAGCATACAGGAAATTTTGCAGTTTCATGAAATTAGATTATAAGTGATGAGGAAGATCAATAAAGAATTGGGACAATAGAATGCTCATAAATCAAATATGAAAGGAAAAGGAGGCAGAATAATACATCTCGGAACTGAAAACTAACACCGTCCTCAGCGACATGATAAACAGTGTTGCTTGCCCACGTATGTGTACAAACCAAAAATGTTCTATGTACATATGCAAAGAAGGGATCCAGGTCATATGTGCTAGTAGCTCAAGAAAACAGAAATAGTTGGGATAGAAGGAAGGCTACAAAAGCACATGTTCCCCTGCTTAAATTCAGCAGAAAGACATTTGACAAGTCATTTTGTAGGGATATATATTTCCTTCTAGTTTCAGAACTCTCATTTCCTATTCTGCAAGGCTACGTTCCCTCTCAAACATGACAAAATTCTTCTAAAATGCTTGACGAATTTGACCATTCAAACAATGATTTGACAATTCATGCTGAAGTGACGGAGTCTTTATCCGATGACTGGTTACAAAAAGTTAGCGCATTCAATGGTCCACCTTGCAAGTTGCAAGTGACCATATCCAAAACCTTGTTACATTTAATTTAAGCATTATTACATAATTCAACAGAAAATTATCACATCATATAATAAGAAAGAAATAAAGGTTAGGTTACTTAGGTTTAGATGAATACTTATTTCGGTCAAGATTATAtgttgaaaaactaaaaatttattggAATTCGAAGGGCATGCATTTACAACTATTGTGTAGTGCGTAACTAATTCAACCAAGTAGAAAATTCATACCTTCAACCTGTGATCTCCTCCGACAATTGTCATGCTCAAGATGTGCTCATCATCATCTAGATACTCTAACCTTTCAGTGCTAGTTGTCGCCGGCAAACCTGACTTAACATTTACTTCTCTAACACTTCCAACCTGAAGGTCCCCCTGCACAACACACCTGCTAACAAATGGTTTGTACTTCTGGGGTTGGTCAAACCTCCTTACTAATGACCAAACCTGATAGATCGAAAACCAATAATCATTCATTAAGGCACAAAACATAACCAAGTTTGCCTTCAATCAAGCAAACTAAAAAAATACCTGAAACTAATCATTTGTACCTACCCAAGGTTTAGATTGGGTATGGGAtatcaaattaaactcattcaatcCAAATTTATCGGTATTTGAAGATGATAATGAGATATAAGAACCCCTAAGCACTAGATACCCTTTCCACACTTAAGGAAAATGCAAGTCTAAAGAAAATCTTATGTTCCATTTACGTTCAAAGCAAGCACATACCAagtaataatgaaagaaaacagcAATTTACAGAGTAATTTCTACTAGTAAAAATTTATTAATGCTTCATATAGCTGAAGGATGTGTTTAGCTTCAATTGATAATGTTTAATATCACATAATCTAGCTTAATTTTTAAGTGACATTCAAAATTCTAAAATCCCAATTTCAGTATCGATTTCCTCATATATCCAAACCACATGCACTGAAAAAAAGTTAAAGAgaaaaatccccaaaataaaacGTCGCCTGAAAATTAAGCTAAGCTTCTTAAATTAGCGTCTAAAACGAAAATTCACTGAATTAAACGAAAATTGTCCCCAGATCTATGTACGGATCTAGCACCAAATAGGAACCCAATCGATtctattagaaaaagaaaatataattgaaatttacaaaaaaaaattagaaaaagcaTACCAGGTGAACAGGAGCTTTGATGTGTTTAACGAGCGAAGAGCTGCACTGATTTTCTTTAACCTCGAGTTTGTGGTACCTCTTGATGAACTCTTCTTCCATCTTACTAAACCCGTTCCCGTTCATGGTGACATGATCATCGGTCACCATCGAAGTAACCTTAGCAAAAACCGTGGCCCGAGGAAGAGAAGAGGAAAAAGCCGGTCCAAAAGCTGACGCCGGGTGTTAGCGGGTCCGGGTACGGTTATCGGAGAGTCCTAGAAAGGTCCGAAACGAAACGCCATCGCCAGGTCCTGATTGCCTCTTTCTCATCTCATCGCCtggaataattaattaaaaataatgggagaaaaaaaaatgaaacgccgtgttttttttttctttttaatatattttttgaaataaacaaaattttttgGCTATTATTTGTTTATTCGTACTTTCCATGGTGATTACTGACTAGTAGCAGGAATTTTGATTTTGCCCGGGCTGTTTTTTTGATAGGTCCAAGGATTTTTTGGACTGATGCAGTGAAATTGAAAACGACGGCGTACTTAAGCCTTCTGGCTTGTTGCTATTGGGCCAAATTTTCAGGCCCAAAGTTTCCCGCCAAAGGATCTATTTATTTGCcctaatctttttctttcccgCCATCTTATTCTCTTCCCTGTGAACTTTCTGCTATGAAATTGGGATATTGAACGAGAAATTAGGGTTCATTTTGAAGCGAAGATGACGAAAGAGGAAGCTGACAACGGAAGAGATGACATGGTGATTGATGTACCTGGGCAAGCAAATGCTGTGCCTGATGGATTTAACGCTAACTATCTCAGAATCTACTATGGTCAGAATTTTCATTTTCCTCATATAGATTTTTCGTCCTATCGCTTGAATGATGGAAAATTTCTTTTATTCTAGCAGCTGTGATTCAAATGTGAAACTAATTTTATGGCAGGAAAGCTATTTCCTCATGCTGACATGTTCAAGTGGATGTCTTACGGAAATGGTAACTCAAATCTCTTCTTCCTTTTCGTATATATGGCCCTGCAAACACGCGCTTGTTTCTGCGCTTTCGTGTTTTTCTCCATGTATTGATGTATATCGTGATATTGCTATCTGCAGATGGCAAGCATCCCGGTTGTGACAAATCCTACTTTGGAAGAAGGGAGTTTTCTTTCACGCTAGAAAATGACATTTATATCCGATTCCAGTCTTTCAACAGTGTTACGGAACTGGAAAATTCCATCAAAGAAAAGTGTCCATTCAAGATAGATATCGGGCCTGTCTATAGCGTTGATGTaagatttctttcaattttattcttattaagGAGTCTTCGAATTGTCATTCAGTGAGCTATGAATTAAAGCTGCTCATATTAGTTGTTTTATTAGTTATTCTTGTTAGCTGTTTTATTAGTTGTTAATGATGTATTGTCTGTAATGCAGCCTGCCAAGAGGCATGCTTATGCGCAAAGTGGCGACAATGTTTTCACTCCAGTTGAGAGAGAATTGGTTTTTGATATTGTAAGCTACTTCGTTTCCGGAAAACCAAGCATTTCACCCTACTTTTCAAACTGAATGCATGTATCGGCCATGTTATTTGACTCATTGGAGTCATCTTAATTATTTTCGCAGGATATAAGTGATTATGATGATGTTAGATATTGCTGCACGGGAGCAGATGTTTGTTTGGAATGCTGGCCTCTAATGACAATTGCGATTAAAGTGATTGATACTTCTCTCAGAGGTAAAACTGATATATGCTGGAGTTTGAAAGGTTTTAGGCCTTAGGTGGCTTTACTAAACTGACCTAGATCAGAAAATATTCTAATCAGACCTGAGTTCTTAAGCTGTCCTATGTAAATGTTTGCATTACAACGTAGGCATTTTTGATTTCTTGAGTGCACTGCATGCCTTTTTCTTACACCATCAATTAACTTCGAGTTCTAATAATGTATAGATGACTTTGGCTTTAATCATATTCTATGGGTATATAGTGGTCGTCGTGGTGTGCATTGCTGGGTTTGTGATGGAAAAGCCAGAAGGTAATGCAGTAACAGTTGAAATCTTCACATTTTTTCTGCCTTTACCTGTATTATTACATAAAGAAATTAATTTTGCTCTCATAAATTCCACAGGCTGACTAATGAACAAAGGGCGGCTATTGCTGATTATTTCCATGTATACAAGGTGGTTAGCTAGTGCTGTGAAAGACAACTGGATTTTGCTTTGTTTTTCAATACCAAGAAACCAATAACTTTGTACCTTGTTCAGGGCAATGAAAATAGTCAGAAAAAGATATCTTTACCTGGTCTTGTTCTTCATCCTTTCTTGGCGTAAGTggtattgtattttgtttttaattttcttattctgGGCCTACATTCTTCTTCACTAAGGCATATTCTGGCTCTGCAGGAGATCCTATACCGAAGTCCTGAAGGGTTTTTTTGAGGCCAAACTGCTTCCAAACCAAAATTTACTTGCATCTGAGGAGAGATATGAGAAGATCCTAGAAATGATTCCTGATGCATGTAAAATATGTAGTCTCTTCGATGGCTAGCTCTGTCATTTACCTTAGCAGTTGCTGATGTTTGTACATTCTATCTTTGCAGCTGTTGCTTCTGAGCTTAGGAGGAGGTGGCAGGAGAATAAGCGAGCTTCCATGTCAAAAGATGACATTAATATTGTTAGGTGGGAGCAACTAAAATCTATCCTGCAATCGGGTAAACAAAAGGTATGAATTGGTAAGCTCAAAATCAGTGTTAAGTACCTAATGGGCACTAACAGTGAGTCATTAAGTCTCGAAATCCTATAATCTCTTTGACGGCCAAAATCAGTGTTAAGTGCCTAATTGGTGAATTCAACACTTAATGCACTTTTGTCAGTTGTAagatttgaattttgtttttagATTAATTACTCTAATAGTGATGCTAAAATATACCATATTGGGATCAGTTTCCTATGTGTAAAAGATATAATTGCCATCATCAATTGATTATGGCCATAAAAGAGGTCATAGGATTTTGAGACTTAAGATTGGTAATAGAAAGTTTTATAGGCCGTCAAGTGAGTTCTTGACATGTTAAAGTGTTTACAATAAAGGGGGTGAGTCCACTGCCTGTTAGAAACAAGATTATCCAGCCCTCAACACTATCATTTTGTCATCCACAATCAAAGTGCATTTCTGAGAAAATCAACAATAAATGAGTTGGATCAAGTAATAAATCTTTGCTCTGGCAATCAATTACAATTTGATTGTTTTCTTGGAAAAGTTCTAACTCGTTAGAAACacatttctcaaaaaaaaaaaaattcacacatATGTCTTCTGTTTTACTTAGAGGGAGAAATACTGTATTTCCATCTTTTTAATTCTTTTGTATGATTCATCTTTTCCAGATGCAAGGACTACGGAGATGTGTTGAAGAGATTGTCTTTTCATATACGTACCCTAGGCTTGATATGGAGGTCTGCAACAGTATTACTctgtttggttttgttttaatttttttgggtttGTTTTCTTTCAACAAAAATAGGTATTCATCTCAGAAATACATCCACCTCCATTTCATACATTAGtatatataaattacattttTGAAACCAAGaagtttttatatataaaattatctaTAAGTGACCTATCATAGGCAactacttatttgtgtatcaggTGTCGAGGCACATGAACCATTTACTAAAGGCACCATTCTGTGTACATCCAAAAACAGGTTAGTGTTGAAAAGTGTATTCTATACCAGTTGCTATGAATTTGAAGATTGGCCTGAAATCGTAGGTGGGTGCCTAAAAGTGTGACGTGGGTTCTAGTTTAAGAACCAAGACATTTAAACCTAAAGGCTAAAGCACTACAATGATAGCTTTCAAAACCAGAAGTATTTCAGTAGCTGTATTTATGCTATGAAGCCTTGAATGCGTACTTTGATTGGACTTTTTTCTTAATTGCTAGTTGACTTTTTATCAATATCACATCATAGGGAATATCTTCCTGTTCCGATTTTCAGGAAATGTAGGAAGGAACTTCATTTTAGTAGTCTcaagtgtttttcaacttttttccCCTCTAGGTCGTGTTTGTGTTCCAATTGACCCAAACAATTGTGATGAGTTTGATCCAACCACAGTGCCGACCCTATCCCAGGTATCTGTGCTATCAACTTTCAAATTcttatctgcaggattcttctgGTGAAGGTTtccaaatccatatttaattgtTTGTTAGAACTTCAACTAAGAATTATGCTACATTCTGACACTGTAAATTTGTAAATCATGAATTCTAGCTGTATAGTTCTTCCTCATGTGTACACTTGGATGAGCTCTTACTCCTTTGTATAGATATGGGCCCATAATTCTTGTGATGTATTTACCTGGCAGCTTCTGGAAGAACTGAACAGGGGAGGACTAAGACAAGATGCTGAGAATGGTATGTTTATTCTTGCAATATTATTTATTCTTGTGATGCTTAGATTCCTATAAGTTTAGTTATTTGCCTGGAAATAGAAGATGAAGACCAGGAAAAGTTACTGAATCTGAAGAAGTTGCACTTCTGTAAACATGTTCTATCTTTGGTTGTGCCTCTGATCTCTTTGACATGACACATAATCATGGTTGATTTTGTCAGCCATCAAAAGATTTAAGAGCTAAATAGGGTCACAAACTGATGCGATTGGTATTTTATGTACTGATATCATTGGCTTTGTTTGATGGCAGAATGGGATAGAACCTCTCTTGGAGAGTCCGTCGCGTTTTTCAGAACATCATTTTTACAGCCTCTGCTAAAATCTTGCAAGGAGGAGATAGAAAATTCTTACAATGCAAAGCTACAGCAGTCCAAGAATGACCTCAGTTGGTAATGTTTTCTAACCAGTATCATCTAAGAATCCGGTCATCTTTTgatgtataattatatgaatttgtattaTGTTCCATGTATGCTTTTATGCTATTCAAAACATGATGcgataatatatttaattaatgccAGGAGCCATGTTTCATTGAAAGTGCTTCTAAAGCGAACGAAACCGACCTTTCCATCTCTTCAACTCATTCATCAGATTCCCTCTATGAAGTGGTTTTGATGTATACCTACTAGTCTGTCTTTACTAATTGAAAACCTAACCTACAAAGGCTTTGTTTAAGGGTTAAGCTAAAAAACGAATTTATTGGTGAAGAGAAAACCTGAAACCTGATAATAGTCTAATCATCTTTCTTATCCCTTATTAAGTCATGCCATTGTGCAGTCGTACTCAGTACAACTATCTGGTCTAAATCATTAGTCATCTATCTTTTTTATAAATGATGTAGAGGTGACTGAGGACCACAATTTCTTTCTCGTGGCTTACCCACCATTGGCCAAGAAAGAGCATGCGTGGCTGATTCTACTTACAGGATATGAGACTGATCTGAAAACAATTTGTACAAAATAATTGCATCAATATAAGTCTCTTAGTACTAGAAGAGCAGTAAATAAGGATAT
It encodes the following:
- the LOC107947117 gene encoding abscisic acid receptor PYL8, which translates into the protein MVTDDHVTMNGNGFSKMEEEFIKRYHKLEVKENQCSSSLVKHIKAPVHLVWSLVRRFDQPQKYKPFVSRCVVQGDLQVGSVREVNVKSGLPATTSTERLEYLDDDEHILSMTIVGGDHRLKNYSSIVTVHPEVIDGRPGTLVIESFVVDIPDGNTKDETCYFVEALIKCNLKSLADVSERLAVQDRTEPIKIM
- the LOC107947115 gene encoding DNA primase small subunit yields the protein MTKEEADNGRDDMVIDVPGQANAVPDGFNANYLRIYYGKLFPHADMFKWMSYGNDGKHPGCDKSYFGRREFSFTLENDIYIRFQSFNSVTELENSIKEKCPFKIDIGPVYSVDPAKRHAYAQSGDNVFTPVERELVFDIDISDYDDVRYCCTGADVCLECWPLMTIAIKVIDTSLRDDFGFNHILWVYSGRRGVHCWVCDGKARRLTNEQRAAIADYFHVYKGNENSQKKISLPGLVLHPFLARSYTEVLKGFFEAKLLPNQNLLASEERYEKILEMIPDASVASELRRRWQENKRASMSKDDINIVRWEQLKSILQSGKQKMQGLRRCVEEIVFSYTYPRLDMEVSRHMNHLLKAPFCVHPKTGRVCVPIDPNNCDEFDPTTVPTLSQLLEELNRGGLRQDAENEWDRTSLGESVAFFRTSFLQPLLKSCKEEIENSYNAKLQQSKNDLSW